The following proteins are co-located in the Tiliqua scincoides isolate rTilSci1 chromosome 8, rTilSci1.hap2, whole genome shotgun sequence genome:
- the AKAP10 gene encoding A-kinase anchor protein 10, mitochondrial — protein MSFFRRKVKGKELEKATDVKSNQAAIPVHSPQRSTRNHALLEAAGPSHVAINAISANMDSSSSRTAALKKQPSHMEAAHFGDLGRSCLDYQAQETKSSLSKTLEQVLRDNVALPYFIQFMELRRMEHLVRFWLEAESFRSTTWSRIRAHSLNTVKHSSLAEPVSPSLKQDENVVSYSSELLDKRLEDSGLARPPSVKLSATELNGRTCSLQKHLLLCQDGSRVHLGCAAPEAEDYSVPDEPQDSSKVSLSNRNSPSFALKDLSGKLMKGIEQDAVTIFTKYISPDAAKPIPITELMRNDIVAKICGEDGQVDPNCFVMAQSIVFNAMEQEHFSEFLRSHYFCKYQIEVLTSGTVYLADILFCESALFYFSEFMEKEDAVNILQFWLAGDNFQSQLAAKKGQYDGQEAQNDAMILYDKYFSLQATHPLGFDDSVRLEIESNICREGGPLPNCFTTPLRQAWTTMEKVFLPGFLSSNLYYKYLNDLIHSVRGDEFASGSITLTVHGPGNTPDNDSHMGAMDSASSSSSSQSGLKKANVKILKNFDEAIIVDAASLDPESLYQRTYAGKMTFGRVSDLGQFIRESEPEPDVKKSKGSMFSQAMKKWVQGNTDEAQEEMAWRIAKMIVNDVMQQAQPEPTLEKITKL, from the exons tgaAAGGCAAAGAGCTCGAGAAGGCAACGGATGTGAAGTCTAATCAAG CTGCAATACCGGTACATTCCCCACAGAGAAGCACCAGAAACCATGCCTTGCTGGAGGCTGCCGGACCAAGCCATGTGGCCATCAATGCCATCTCTGCCAACATGGACTCCTCGAGCAGCCGTACAGCTGCTCTTAAAAAACAGCCCAGTCACATGGAGGCTGCTCACTTCGGAGACCTAG GCCGATCTTGTCTGGATTATCAGGCTCAAGAGACCAAATCCAGCCTTTCCAAGACGCTTGAGCAAGTCCTTCGGGACAATGTTGCCCTCCCATATTTTATCCAGTTTATGGAACTGCGTCGAATGGAACACCTGGTCCGGTTCTGGCTGGAGGCCGAGAGTTTCCGTTCTACCACATGGTCCCGCATAAGAGCACACAGCCTGAACACTGTCAAACACAGCTCGTTGGCTGAGCCagtttccccttccctcaaaCAGGACGAAAATGTAGTGTCTTATTCCTCTGAGTTGCTTGACAAACGCCTGGAGGACTCTGGCCTGGCTCGGCCCCCGTCTGTCAAGCTCTCAGCCACTGAACTGAATGGCCGAACTTGCAGCCTTCAGAAACATTTGCTACTTTGCCAGGATGGCAGCAGAGTGCACCTCGGGTGTGCAGCACCTGAGGCAGAGGACTATTCTGTTCCAGACGAACCTCAAGACTCTTCCAAAGTCTCTTTATCCAATAGAAACAGCCCCTCCTTTGCACTGAAGGACTTGTCAGGAAAACTTATGAAAG GTATAGAACAGGATGCAGTTACAATTTTTACCAAATATATTTCTCCGGATGCTGCTAAACCAATACCAATTACAGAATTGATGAGAAACGACATAGTGG CAAAGATTTGTGGGGAAGACGGACAAGTGGACCCCAACTGCTTCGTCATGGCACAGTCTATAGTGTTTAATGCCATGGAACAAGA GCACTTTAGTGAATTTTTGCGAAGTCACTACTTCTGTAAATACCAGATTGAGGTGCTTACCAGTGGAACTGTCTACCTGGCTGATATCCTCTTCTGTGAATCTGCTCTCTTCTATTTCTCTGAG ttCATGGAGAAAGAAGATGCAGTTAATATCTTGCAGTTCTGGCTGGCAGGGGACAACTTCCAGTCTCAGCTGGCTGCCAAAAAGGGCCAGTATGATGGGCAGGAGGCGCAGAATGATGCTATGATTTTATACGACAA GTACTTCTCTCTTCAAGCCACTCACCCTCTCGGTTTTGATGACTCGGTGCGACTGGAAATAGAATCTAATATTTGCCGGGAAGGAGGGCCACTCCCCAACTGCTTCACCACTCCATTGAGGCAAGCCTGGACCACAATGGAGAAG GTTTTCCTACCTGGCTTCCTGTCCAGCAACCTTTATTACAAATACTTGAATGACCTCATCCATTCGGTCCGAGGTGATGAGTTTGCAAGTGGAAGCATCACACTGACTGTTCATGGCCCCGGCAACACTCCTGACAATGACTCCCACATGGGTGCTATGGACAgcgcttcctcttcctcctcctcccag TCTGGTCTCAAAAAGGCTAATGTAAAAATCCTGAAAAATTTTGATGAAGCAATAATTGTAGACGCTGCCAGCCTGGATCCAGAGTCTTTATATCAACGGACATATGCTGG GAAGATGACATTTGGGCGAGTTAGTGACTTGGGCCAGTTCATCAGAGAGTCTGAACCAGAGCCTGATGTCAAGAAGTCTAAAG ggtcCATGTTTTCACAAGCGATGAAGAAATGGGTGCAAGGCAACACGGATGAG GCCCAAGAAGAGATGGCCTGGAGGATAGCAAAGATGATCGTCAACGATGTCATGCAGCAGGCACAGCCTGAGCCAACTTTAGAAAAGATTACAAAG ctATGA